In Lacibacter sp. H375, one DNA window encodes the following:
- the hisA gene encoding 1-(5-phosphoribosyl)-5-[(5-phosphoribosylamino)methylideneamino]imidazole-4-carboxamide isomerase, which produces MQIIPAIDIIDGKCVRLTEGDYSQKKIYNEHPLEVAKEFEGAGLQRLHLVDLDGAKAGAVKNWKVLETITSKTSLIIDFGGGIKQEEDVKIVLNSGAALATVGSIAVKDETKFVSWLQQFGAEKFLLGADVKNEKIAVGGWLETTDIWIYDFIEKYINHGVQQIFCTDVSKDGRLEGPSTELYKNIIQKFPHLHFIASGGVSSMKDLDELAEIGCNGAIVGKAIYEGRVTLNELKKFS; this is translated from the coding sequence ATGCAGATTATACCAGCCATTGACATTATTGACGGGAAATGTGTGCGATTAACAGAAGGAGACTATTCACAAAAGAAAATTTACAACGAACATCCTTTAGAAGTTGCAAAGGAATTTGAAGGTGCAGGATTACAACGTTTACATTTGGTTGATCTCGATGGCGCAAAAGCAGGCGCCGTTAAGAATTGGAAAGTATTGGAAACAATTACTTCTAAAACTTCACTCATTATTGATTTTGGTGGTGGTATTAAACAGGAAGAAGATGTAAAGATAGTTCTCAATTCTGGTGCGGCATTGGCAACAGTTGGAAGTATTGCTGTGAAAGATGAAACGAAGTTTGTAAGCTGGTTGCAACAATTTGGCGCAGAGAAATTTTTATTAGGTGCTGATGTAAAGAATGAAAAAATTGCTGTAGGCGGTTGGCTGGAAACAACGGATATCTGGATCTACGATTTCATTGAAAAATATATCAATCATGGTGTGCAGCAGATCTTCTGCACCGATGTAAGTAAAGATGGCCGACTCGAAGGGCCATCAACTGAACTCTACAAAAATATCATTCAAAAATTTCCTCATCTGCATTTCATTGCCAGCGGCGGCGTAAGCTCAATGAAAGATCTGGATGAATTAGCTGAGATCGGTTGTAATGGTGCTATTGTTGGCAAAGCCATTTATGAAGGCAGAGTAACATTGAATGAATTGAAGAAGTTCAGTTAA
- a CDS encoding lipopolysaccharide biosynthesis protein, with amino-acid sequence MGQIRKQAIISSIVIYIGFFVGFINTWLFTKNGIFNPDEYALTRLFFDVGQLMYAVASLGTISVIYKFFPYYKDNLAPKENDLATWVLITVLAGFVLVVIGGLVFEPLIVRKFSGRSPLFVDYYKWVFPFGLGLLLFTILETLSNNARKTIYPAFLRETGFRLLTTILIALYLFNLLEFDLFIKLFSFSFLITAVLLAISMKKNGQLHFTFNVSRVTKKFKTKMLTLAAFVFSGQVIFILSQVMDSIFIASLMGLVPTGIYALSSYIANLIQIPQRSMISITLPALSQAWKDKNMQEINRIYQRSSINLLVAALFIFGGIWLNIGDAFRLLDIQSQYSTGLAVIFILGISRIIDAGTGVNSQIIMTSTQWKFEFLTGVLLLSISLPLNYVLIKKFGIEGSAYANLVAFIIYNAVRYTFLWKRYNLQPFSYKTILAVLTGIASYFISYYLLKEMTGWMGIILRSSLFAAIFIAGVFALKLTPDALQLVDIVKNRFGRK; translated from the coding sequence ATGGGACAAATCAGGAAACAAGCCATTATCTCCAGCATTGTTATCTACATAGGCTTTTTTGTTGGTTTTATTAATACGTGGCTTTTTACAAAGAATGGAATTTTTAATCCGGATGAGTATGCGCTTACACGTTTGTTCTTTGATGTTGGACAGCTGATGTATGCTGTTGCAAGTCTTGGAACCATTTCAGTGATCTATAAATTTTTCCCTTACTATAAAGACAATCTTGCTCCAAAAGAAAATGACTTGGCAACGTGGGTTCTAATAACAGTACTTGCAGGTTTTGTTTTAGTTGTAATCGGAGGTCTTGTTTTTGAACCACTGATCGTACGTAAATTTTCCGGTCGCTCTCCATTGTTTGTTGATTATTACAAATGGGTATTCCCTTTTGGTTTGGGGCTTTTGTTGTTTACCATTCTTGAAACATTGAGCAACAATGCACGGAAAACCATTTACCCGGCTTTTCTCCGTGAAACAGGATTCAGGTTACTTACCACAATACTGATTGCGTTATACCTATTCAATCTTCTCGAATTTGATCTGTTTATCAAACTGTTTTCGTTTAGTTTTTTGATTACCGCTGTGTTGCTGGCAATTTCAATGAAAAAGAACGGACAGCTTCATTTTACATTTAATGTAAGCCGTGTAACAAAGAAGTTCAAAACTAAAATGCTGACACTTGCAGCGTTCGTTTTTTCCGGGCAGGTGATTTTTATTTTATCGCAGGTGATGGATAGCATTTTTATTGCCAGCTTAATGGGGCTGGTACCAACAGGCATCTATGCCCTATCATCCTACATTGCGAATCTTATACAGATACCACAACGCAGCATGATCTCGATTACTTTGCCTGCTTTATCTCAGGCATGGAAAGATAAAAATATGCAGGAGATCAACCGGATCTATCAGCGATCTTCCATTAACCTCTTAGTGGCTGCTCTCTTTATTTTTGGAGGAATATGGCTTAACATTGGAGATGCATTCCGTTTACTCGATATTCAATCACAATACAGCACGGGACTTGCTGTTATTTTTATTCTTGGTATATCGAGAATTATTGATGCAGGCACAGGTGTTAACTCGCAGATCATTATGACCTCTACACAATGGAAGTTTGAATTTCTTACAGGTGTCTTGTTATTGTCGATCAGTTTACCATTGAACTATGTACTGATCAAGAAGTTTGGTATTGAGGGAAGTGCCTACGCAAACCTGGTTGCATTTATTATTTACAACGCTGTTCGCTATACATTTTTATGGAAGCGATATAATCTGCAGCCATTCAGCTATAAAACAATTCTTGCTGTGTTGACAGGAATTGCCTCCTATTTTATCAGTTATTATTTGCTTAAGGAAATGACTGGCTGGATGGGAATTATTCTTCGCAGCAGTCTGTTTGCAGCAATATTTATTGCCGGCGTTTTTGCACTCAAGCTTACACCCGATGCTTTGCAGCTTGTAGATATTGTGAAGAACCGTTTCGGAAGAAAATAG
- a CDS encoding M1 family metallopeptidase, translated as MQKKNLPTFLSLFLILLFQSVLVQSQSFHNNEKLTRQDTLRGSITPERVWWDVVKYDLAVTPNFKNFTISGSNTISFRLVKRKGNRMQIDLQDPLIIDSAVLNGVPVSFTRDGHAWYIEMPKRRMPKPLTADKDLHQLYLVYHGVPKPALRAPWDGGVVWKKDKNGNPWINVACQGLGASVWWPCKDHQSDEPDNGVSISITAPDTLMNVSNGRLQNVVADGKGNKVWTWVVTNPINLYDVTMNVGKYVHFGDTLQGEKGKLDLDYYVLDYNLEKAKKQFEQVKPMLRAFEYWFGPYPFYEDGYKLVESNHLGMEHQSAVAYGNEYQNGYKGTDLSGSGWGLKFDFIIIHESGHEWYGNNISSKDIADMWVHEGFTNYSETLYTDYIFGTEAGDAYVQGVRRNIRNDIPIVGKYNVNKEGSGDMYPKAANMIHMVRQIIDNKSTFRMLLRDMNEKYYHKTVTGAEIEDFISKRTGYNLSKMFDQYLRTTQVPTLEYYLNTENNSQVLNYRWANCVKGFNMPIRLPGNSNGKYGQLLATENWQKYRTNFKAGEDISKLMDKNFYVTYKKVK; from the coding sequence GTGCAAAAAAAGAATTTACCAACCTTCCTTAGCTTATTCCTGATCCTCCTGTTTCAATCCGTACTTGTTCAATCGCAATCTTTTCATAACAATGAAAAACTTACGAGACAAGATACATTGCGTGGTTCAATAACTCCTGAACGTGTCTGGTGGGATGTGGTGAAATATGACTTAGCTGTAACACCAAATTTTAAGAATTTCACCATCAGTGGCAGCAATACTATCTCATTCAGACTTGTAAAGAGAAAAGGAAATCGCATGCAGATCGATTTGCAGGATCCGTTGATCATTGACAGTGCTGTATTAAATGGTGTGCCGGTGAGTTTTACCCGTGATGGGCATGCGTGGTATATTGAAATGCCAAAACGAAGAATGCCGAAACCGCTTACTGCTGATAAAGATCTGCATCAACTCTATCTTGTTTATCATGGTGTACCTAAGCCGGCTTTACGTGCGCCTTGGGATGGTGGTGTTGTTTGGAAAAAAGATAAGAACGGTAATCCATGGATCAACGTTGCTTGTCAGGGTTTAGGTGCAAGTGTATGGTGGCCCTGTAAAGATCACCAGAGCGATGAACCTGATAATGGCGTTAGCATCAGTATAACTGCTCCTGATACGTTGATGAATGTTTCTAATGGCAGATTGCAAAATGTAGTTGCTGATGGAAAAGGAAACAAAGTGTGGACATGGGTTGTAACTAACCCGATCAACCTGTATGATGTTACAATGAACGTGGGCAAGTATGTACATTTCGGTGATACACTGCAAGGGGAAAAGGGCAAACTCGATCTGGACTATTATGTGCTCGATTACAATCTTGAAAAAGCAAAAAAGCAATTTGAACAGGTGAAGCCAATGCTTCGTGCATTTGAATATTGGTTTGGTCCTTATCCTTTTTATGAGGACGGATACAAGCTGGTGGAAAGCAATCATCTTGGAATGGAACACCAAAGTGCAGTGGCTTACGGTAACGAATACCAAAATGGTTACAAAGGCACAGATCTTAGTGGTTCAGGCTGGGGATTGAAATTTGATTTCATCATCATTCATGAAAGTGGTCATGAGTGGTATGGCAACAACATCAGCAGCAAAGACATTGCCGATATGTGGGTGCATGAAGGTTTTACCAACTACAGCGAAACACTTTACACTGATTATATTTTTGGTACTGAAGCAGGCGATGCCTATGTGCAAGGTGTGCGGCGAAATATCAGGAACGATATTCCTATTGTTGGCAAATACAACGTGAACAAAGAGGGAAGCGGTGATATGTATCCGAAAGCTGCTAACATGATCCATATGGTGCGCCAGATCATTGACAATAAAAGCACATTCCGGATGTTGTTACGTGATATGAACGAAAAATATTATCACAAAACTGTTACAGGTGCAGAGATCGAAGATTTCATTTCGAAACGTACAGGATATAACCTCAGTAAAATGTTTGATCAATACCTGCGCACAACACAAGTACCAACGCTGGAATATTATCTCAATACTGAAAACAACAGCCAGGTGTTAAATTATCGCTGGGCAAATTGTGTAAAAGGCTTTAACATGCCCATCCGCTTACCCGGCAACAGCAATGGCAAATATGGCCAATTACTGGCTACAGAAAACTGGCAGAAATACCGCACCAACTTTAAAGCAGGTGAAGACATCAGCAAACTGATGGATAAGAACTTTTATGTGACTTATAAAAAGGTAAAATAA